Within the Vigna angularis cultivar LongXiaoDou No.4 chromosome 10, ASM1680809v1, whole genome shotgun sequence genome, the region tgttatttttattttagttatattcaAAGAAGTAAAGGGAAGAATTGGAAAGTAAAACTGtttatttcaaaactttgaGGATGCGTAAAGAAATTGAGGGGGTGCTGACCGCAACTTAATTGGAAAGTTTGATACATGTGATTTCAACTAAAAACGTACATGTTTCAAATTTACGTATTTGTCATATAAAAGTAGTAAAGAGAATTGTCCCAATTATTATGatacataatatttatttatctataaattcatgaatcaatttttccaattataataaatgcttagaagaaaaagtgaaaatattaaaattatgttttccttaacttatcattaatttatgggttaaatataattttgatctCTAGATTCTTATgcgttttttttattttgtccatctttcaaactttgatcaattttcattcttttctttttagaaagtcactaatttagtcttttatgatcaatactattattttttttaaacgtgGCAAACAGTGTACCACCTTTTAAGACATGTGTATAGTGTCCTAAGATTGGCAAGATAGCTTAGTGGAAACTAGTGTGCCATGTCTCCAATCTGGTAAGATCACAAAACAATATACTGCTTTCCTAAGTCGACAAGACATCTGGATAGCTCGGTGAAAAGTTAGATATCTCAACAAGAAATTCTTAGAACTCGATAAGGTGCATCAATAAGTCAGATACCTCAATGGTAAGTCCAGACAGTTCAGTAAGGTTACTAAAGAACTCAAATAGTTTGGTGAGAAATCCAAATAGTCCAGTAAGGTGTTTGGGAACCCAGATATCTTGGTGGGAGTTCCATATAGCTCGATAAAGTGTATTGAGAAATCAGATAACTCGATGAGTTGTTCAGATAGCTTGGATAACACCTTGTCGAGCTCTCTTGATTTTCGACCAAGTTAACTTACTTCTCCATGCACTTTACTGAGCTATTTAGACTTCTCACCGAACTATTTGAGTTCTCAATTCACCTTACCGGCCTATCTGGACTTTCCACGGTGTTATCTGATTTCTTGATGCACCTTATCGAGCTTTATGAATATCTTGCCAAGCTATCCGACTTTTCACTAAGTTATCGAGATGTCTTGACGACTTGGGCACACAGTACACTTGTCTTGCATACCTTATTGGGTTGGGGACATATTGTTTGCTACTGAGCTATCATACCGGCCTTGGGACACAGTACAATTATCTTAACGGGTTTGGGATGTGACTCACTGTTTGCCAATAAAAACTAAACCTATGCCTTTCTAAAAGAAgacaaatgaaaacaaaaaacagatgATAGtttaggaaataaaaatatatttaatccttaaTTTATCCTTAAACTAAAGGCGtcatatatttacatatttttatcttaatttatatataatttaatgttaatttatggAGTAACTTTTTTCCTATTTGAAAACTTATAAAATCCAGGAAAATTCATTGATGTTGTTTTCACTTACCTAAAATAGCTGTCTTGGCATCATTCTCACGTTTTGATTTCTTGGATTCGGATCACTTGCAATACACAAATTTAAAGTCGAAACTAATTAACAAGTTTCTTCTTACATTcactatataaattttatcttaccACATAAGAAGTTATAGTAATGGCTTATTATGCATCCTACTCTATCATTTTGGTACACCTTTGCACCAGTTTTGTTGTTGGAAGCTTTGGCAATGACTTGATAAGACCCAAGTTCTCATCCATTCTAGTGTTTGGGGATTCAACAGTAGACACAGGCAACAACAACTGCATCAAAACTTTGGCCAAAGGAAATCATTTTCCTTATGGTAAGGATTTCCCTGGTCATGTGCCTACTGGTAGGTTTTCCAATGGAAAATTGGTTCCTGACTTCATTGCCTCAATGTTGAACCTCAAACACACTGTTCCTCCTTTCCTTCAACCTAACCTATCAGATGAAGATCTTCTAACAGGTGTTAGCTTTGCATCTGGGGGATCAGGTTTTGATGATTTCACCACTGCTTTAACAGGTGCAATACCAATGTCACAACAAATTGAATACTTCAAAGTTTACGTAGGAAGACTCAAGGCCATTGCAGGAGAACATGAAGCTAAACAGATACTTAGAGATTCTCTTGTTATTATCAGTGCAGGAACTAATGACTTTCTCCTCAACTTTTATGACATTTCCACTAGAAAATTGGAGTTCAACATTGATGGATACCAAATTACGTGCAGAATAGAATTCAGAGATTCATTAAGGTAAAACATGAGTTATTTATTCCAAATTTTTCAATCATATCATCGCAACtctaacatttttaatttgaaagaatTCCGCTAGACTTAAATATCACTTTTTAAGATGGTATTAGAATCACccaaaacttattttaatgaaatttgtttttttttttaaatatattgtatatCTACTAGTGAGTATACCGGTTATCGAACAGTAATCAGATTCTCATTAATATTTAACtgtatattaaatatgtatatgACTTGACATGAAGGTACGTTGAAGATCTTATAtcaatcaaaaataaaatatatttatattatataagtggGTGGAAATTTAACTtgagattgaattaaatttaaaatctatttcttAACCTTTGGAGGAAAACAAATTGTAGGAATTGTATGATATTGGATGCAGAAATTTTGCTGTATCTGGGCTTCCTTGTATTGGCTGCATACCTATTCAAATAACAAAGTCAGGAAGAATAAAAGATAGGAAATGTGTAGATGATGAGAATTCAGATGCAAAGCTCTACAATCGAAAATTGACACGGCTATTGCTTAAAATACAAGCAATGCTTCCAGGAAGCAAAGTTGTTTATACAGATATATATCACACATTGATCAACCTTATCAATCAGCCACAAAAATATGGTGAGTATATATTATGGACATGTTTAGATTATATTCACTTTTAGTAAAGAAAAGTTGCATGCGTTGTTGAGAATTTGTTTGATGTATGaacaaaattatatgtttaaccAATATCTATTATACACTGTTTTTGACACTTTGTCACACAGGTTTCAAAGAGACGAATAAAGGGTGTTGTGGAACTGGGTTGTTTGAAGTAACTCCATTGTGCAATGAATTCACTTCAACATGTGATGATCCTTCAAAGTATGTATTTTGGGACAGTGTTCATCCAACACAACTTGTCTACCAATATATTGCCAAACACATACAAAGGGAAGTTCTCCCCATGTTTCAATTTCACAGGGATATATAGAATGTAACACGTGGTTGTTTGAtacagaaataaataaatacaaacaaCTTTTCTAAACAAACATGAAGGATGTGTTTATTTACTTTACTATTTAAATTTGACAGTATAACTATTGATGTTATTGACAAAGTGTTGATATAAATGAGAGTCCaaatcttatattaaataaaagtgacaaaattaaatactaaataagatAAAGATCCATGTCTTTTGCAAAGTTGAGTTAAAAGTAGGATTAATTTTTATGagttcaaatatatataatttctttctcgtgaatctttttgaaaaaaaaaaacaaaaactcaagAATATGATGAGAATTAGGTTTATTATAGTAATAACTTAAATCGTTgttacaacaaaaaaaatgcCTTAACATAATAACACCATAATTACAACAACAAAGTAAAAGTTATTGTATACTTAAGACCGTTGAGAGAAAATTGATAAGACtccatgtttttattttgacGTGATATATTGAACAAATAATGCtaataagaaaatagaaaataaaaaatgaaaatagagagaaaagagagaactAAAACTCTGAAATTTTGGAAAACGATTTTTCTCCCTTATACTTAAGCACATTTAAGCTTTATATAtgctttcaaaattggagcaaaCTAGGTCCAAAAATGGACTCTAATAAAGTTTAAAAGTACAATTACAAAGGTTCAAGCTAATATAATAAGTAAGATTTCTTTACAAAATTTCACTAAATATACGCCAACTTCTAAAAATGGTAAAACATAGAAAAGACGTCATCAAATCATATGtccattttatatttatcgAATCATATATCAATTCTGAAGTctttgaaaatgtaaaaattaaaagcatagatattaaagagataaagaaaTATAGAGAGACAAGAAAACtaagtaaaacaaaatcattaatGCAATAATACACAAAGCcctatttcaaaattaagataGAGAGAAGTAAAATAtgctaaaaaattattacaatacTACATTGAgtcgaatttcaaaatgaattaattcTCTTATGAATTTCTAAAATATGACTATACTAACCTGTTTTATCTTATACTAACATCTAATTAAAGACATATCTAATTTAAATCCATacctaaaatcttaaatttaagaGTTGAATCTGATAATTGGAACATGTTGATGCTGTCATTTAAAATTCTCAATGTTAAACACAATcatatcaattataaaaatatattttttgattatgaacaattatatttacataaaattattaaaatcttataagatttttttattaaaacagcATTTAGAAAATAAGATCTTAAACATAATATAGTATGATGAGATCTTAAACTTTGTATTGGATATGACTTAAAGTAATAAATAGGACGGAGagaaaatatatacaaaagGTGAGTAATACTATAAGCATTAACTTTGGAGTTATTGGATGTTTAAATATATCACTgcttaaataagaaaaaacttgttttttattagtactaaaaaatcaactaaaaacCCATATGTTCTTATGTTCTTGTTAGTGCGTGTGCATGGGAAGTGGCATGCACGACCATTGTTACTGTTATAACAGTTAGAGTGTAGCAGTTGGAATTACTGCAATGAGTTAAACGTTATTCAGTtaaaggttatatatatatatatatatatatatatatatagtgacTATGCAAGTAAGTCATGGCATCACGTTCATTCAGTCATATCATTCATCTGATCGAAGTAACAGAGGGAAAGAGAgacgaaaaagaaaaaggaatctTGGAAGAAGGTGGCCACTGATTGTTCTTAACGAGTTCCAAGAGGATTTGAAGCGCAGCAATGAACTCCCAAAACCAAAATACCAACAAAGCCTAacattctctcttctttttcttcatgttAGTTTTCTTCACCATcacttttctttgttttctttccttctaATCGCTCTTTTTCTAGTATATATCCAAGCTTACCTGTAATGGGGTGTATCTACATTTATCACTTCTTTTctttagtttctttttcttctcatcaGTTCCTATCTGCTATTCAATTTTACCTGTAATGGAGTGTATCTTGATCAAtcattctaatttttctttcaattactATTGCATGGATTGTGTATTTTCTTTCTAATAGAATGTACTTTCTtgctaaaaatgaaaaagctaGCTAGTATTGTTTCAAGGTTAATAATTTCACATTCCCTGATATGCTTTGGTATAATTTGTATGGAAGAGGACACTCAGAGCAACACGCATAGTGTTCCGTATATAAATTTGCCAACCATGAGGGTTGAGGGTGTTCCAGATTTAAATTTGGATATCATGGAGCAGCAGAACACTGAAGAAGATTCGGAAAGAATGCAGCTGCAGAATGttgaaaaacaatttgaaaCCAGGGAGAATCAGAATGTTGAGGAACATTTGGAAATCATGGAGCTGCACAATGATATCATGCAAGAGGAGAATGTACAAGAAAATTTTGTTATGATGGAAGCGCAGAATATGCTCATAGAAGTGCTGTATGCCCAAGAACATTTGGTTAGCATGAAACTGC harbors:
- the LOC108335007 gene encoding LOW QUALITY PROTEIN: GDSL esterase/lipase At2g30310-like (The sequence of the model RefSeq protein was modified relative to this genomic sequence to represent the inferred CDS: inserted 1 base in 1 codon), producing MAYYASYSIILVHLCTSFVVGSFGNDLIRPKFSSILVFGDSTVDTGNNNCIKTLAKGNHFPYGKDFPGHVPTGRFSNGKLVPDFIASMLNLKHTVPPFLQPNLSDEDLLTGVSFASGGSGFDDFTTALTGAIPMSQQIEYFKVYVGRLKAIAGEHEAKQILRDSLVIISAGTNDFLLNFYDISTRKLEFNIDGYQXYVQNRIQRFIKELYDIGCRNFAVSGLPCIGCIPIQITKSGRIKDRKCVDDENSDAKLYNRKLTRLLLKIQAMLPGSKVVYTDIYHTLINLINQPQKYGFKETNKGCCGTGLFEVTPLCNEFTSTCDDPSKYVFWDSVHPTQLVYQYIAKHIQREVLPMFQFHRDI